The genomic interval TTTTCAGTAGTCTGTGGCTATTGGCTTTGTGGCCACAGAATGTTGAGGGTTTACAAATCACATTCCCTAAGAGTAGAGTTGATAATAATGCCTAGGTTTGCTTCAGGGGTGAAATAATCTTGGCAAAAGTAGCATAGCTATAGAGAAGTAAGCTACAAGAGGCTAAGCCTTGAAGTTTCCCTATTCTCCCAGTTGggagaatgaataaatataattaataattttcagaagaaagtacttatgttttataaaacacaaagtagaaaagaagataattaaatataattcacACTACACTGAAATGATAGCCAAAAATTTCAAGTACAATGTGGTATTATGTTGATTCTAGAGCCTAGACATGATttagagaaagacaaaaaaggagaaggaaaaaaaaaaactcatcaagCTGTTCACAGTTAATAAATATATTGTGGGGCTGGTAGCACACCCTAACTTCTGTATAAACTTTTCACATTTGGGTGCTTAGTAAATGCACTCTCATGGGTCTAGATTAATACCTTGTGGTGAGTGGTTTACTATAGTCATAGTGTTTTTCTACATTCTAGGCATTTTATAGCCTAATTGGGGGAACTGCAATATATGTCTGTGCCAGTAGATGGCAATATAAGACTTTGAAAGTAGGTATCTCCTACCTTCTTactatatccaataaaatattagGTATCCAATTTTCCCCACCCATCAATGAAGGCAGATAACAGTTGCCAACTAGAAAAGATATTTGCACTTAAACCACATTCCTAAGTTGCCTATTTTTAGAATAGTGTCTGGAAAAAACACAGGAAATCCAATTCTACATACAGAATCTAGTCATTGCACAGtttactttaaaaagcaaaaagcaaaaaaaaaaaaaaaaaaaaaaaaaaaaaaaaaaagtaaaaaaaaaaaagcaaaaagcaaagataGCTATCTAATGTCAGTAACTCTATACCAATTGCCCAACTTGAatgcttttcaaaagaaaaaaatgagagactTGACTATTAATGCCTTTTCAGTAATTTGTGAAAAAATTGAATAACACTATAAGCAGAAACAACATACCAATGTATATGCTaaagtagttgttgttgttgttgttgttggtggtggtggtggtggtggtgtgtgtgtgcgtgcgtgcgtgcgtgcgtgcgtgtgtgtgtgtgtgtgtgtgtgtgtgtgtgtattagccaGTACCTTACTATGTACCCCACTCAGGCCTCAGATTTTCAGTGCTCTTGACCCAGCTGAGATGAAAAGGATACCATGATACGTGGTTTTAAAGCGGTCACTACAGTCCTAAGAAAACCTAAAATTGACACCACTAATGACTGTCCTTACTCATTATTTTATTCCAACTCCTCACCTATATACAGTACTTCACGTGCGTTGGCTCACATGAAATTGCCTGTATTTGACCATTGTGTCTGACAAAATCACAATTCTATATATGCCAACTAAACTAGCCATTTTTATTGTTGCTGAggcaaaatacctgacaaaaacaGCGTAATGAAGGTTTACTTGGCTCACACTGAGGTCGGTCTATCATGTAGTAGCAACATGAATCAGAGGGAGAGCCGGGAGCTCAGAGCCATcttaaaataagttaattttagtAAGAAGAAATTTTTACCTTTTCCTTATTCAAACCAAGGaatttccttattattttcttttataaatttggcTCTTCTAACATGATTTTACCTCTGTCAGTATAATTTATGCCCCATGACACCCACCTACTCATCAGTGAGGCTAAGTAACGTCATCCAATAGCAGTATACACTTAGCAGGAACCCCGAGAAGACAGGAGGTGAAGCTTCCAATAGGAAGCCTTGATGATCATCTTTTCTTCAGGATGACCATAAAGACACTGCTCTTTTGGGCCACACTACAGCACATCAGAAACAACACTGACCTTTTTTAAACCAAGAGTAATAAGACAATCATTCAATTTTAATTAGTTACAAACCATTCTGTGAGCTTCATGACGTGGACTAACTTCAGGAAGTAGATCATaaccagttttaaaacataaaatctgtAGGGTCGAAAATAGGTCTTCTACTCAAAGAGCAAAGCCAATCTGTGTCCCTTCAACCCTCCCTTAGCAGGTAAACAGCAAAGCTACTCACAGTTCACAATGTCACCTTGAAGTCTCAGAATCTCAGGAGCTGGCATGGTGAGGATGACAAGGTCAAACAGCTCAGCGGTGCCTGTGTCCGTGGAGACTTCCCACTTACTATCTTTCAGGTTGATGTGAGTAACACACTGGTTGAGGAAGACTTCAGTGCCTGTTCCAAAGGCAAAAGAAGGCTCCTGTTATCAAGATTTTCCATGAGAATGAAAAAGAACTCAAAAGTCAACCTGGACCCACTCAAGTGAACAAAGGCTCCTCAACCTTACCTTTTGTACTCACATCTCTCTCTAATTCTAGTCTAATCTAACCTTCCTAATTCAGTAGTAATTCTTCCATCTACCACTTGTACTCCTGGGCCTCCAATCAATGTTTTTATAAAGGAAACAATTATAAAATTCTGCTATAATTACTATTCTCAAGACTACTATTTGTACTATGTCATAGCTGccattcattaaaaatatattagctCCCTCTAAATGAGCAAAGCTCATTTGAATTcatagagactgaggcagcatgcacatgACCTGCACAGGCCTATATATTGTattagaaaataatctattttcaataaaaggggaaatATTTATTAGctctctgtactggctggttttgtgtgtcaacttgacacaagctgaagttatcacagagaaaggagccttccttgaggaaatgcctccatgagatccagctgtaaagcattttctcaattagtgatgaaGGATGGGAGAGGgtccactgtggatggtgccatccctgggctggtagtcctgggttctatgagaaagcaacctgagcaagccagggtaagcaatccagtaagcagaaCCTCTCCATGGTCCtctacatcagcttctgcttccaagttcctgccttgtgtgagttcctgtcctgacttcctttgatgaacaGCAaggtagaagtgtaagctgaataaactctttccgaTCCAACTTGCtccttagtcatgatgttttttgcaggaatacaaaccctgactaaaacactcTCCTAGTTATTTTTTAACTGCTgtaaatagacaccatgaccaggcaaCTTCtgatgaaagcatttaattggcaGGGGGcgtgtttacagtttcagagagtgagtctATGCTTATCAtgccagcaggcaggcaggtataGTACTGGAGACATAGCTGAGTGCTTACATATTGAGACAACCAAGATGCAGGTAAGAGGACTAAGTGAGGATGGTGTGGGCTCTGAAACTTAAACCCGCCCTCCAGTGACCAcaccctccaacaaggccacacttcccaatCCCACTCCAGCAGCCTTACTAACTGGGGAAGCATTTAACACAGGAGTCTGTATAAGGGTCATTTACATCCAAGCCTCCACACTAGTCAACCATTTGCCACATATTATACTAATGTGTTtcataattaaagaagaagagCTCAATCTGTTAAACCATGACCAAAAATATAAGCATGTTACTAGGAAGCAGAATAAGTATATGTATTAGAAATTGATTATCACTAGTAATATCTAAGAATAGCctattaaacaatttaaaaaaatgtctataGGGCAGATTAAGTTTTCATTAAGGATCAGAACTAAGAGAATCACAAACTACCTtttcatccttctttctttcttaggatATACCACAAAGTTATTCtaattgtttctttatttatgttgTATTTCCTTTAATTTTAGAGCCAGTGAATAGTCTTAATGACTACTTTGTTTCTATGAATAGTATATGTCAGGGTTAACACTGATAGCACGTTGATAGTGTCTCCAATGACCTCGGACCCAATCCTCTGGGCAAGTTTTGAGGAATTACCTACATGACATTAACTGAGGCAGGGTGACTATACTTAATGTAGGTGGCACCATTTCCTAGGCTAGGATTCTAAactgcataaaaaaaaaagaattctgctaAGCATCAGAACTCACTGTCTGCACCCTAACCGCAGATGCAGCATGACTAGGTATACAGGCTCCTGCTGCTAGGATTTcccaccatgatagactgtaCTTTGGaacagtgagccaaaataaacccactCTCTCTAAAGTTGCTTTGCCAGGGCATCTTTACAGCAATAGGTAAAGTAACTACAACAGAATATAACATACAAATTACAGTGCTCAAAACAACATAGTTTTGGTCATTATTTGTTTAAGAGAATAAATCATATACCATAAACTAAAAGAAATTCCAGTTGGATTATTAATTCTTAGTATATTGAAATCTCAAATTTCAGATTTTGTGAAAACTTTTAGAAATAaacctggggctggaaagatgggtcaATATGAAGACAGGAATTTGAATCCCCTGAATCAACATAAATGCAGGGAGGGAATGATGTCCTGTCAAAAATTCCAGTCCTCAGAAGGTAGAGATAGGAAATCCTGGGGAAAAGCTGGCCAGGAAACAAGGAATTAGCCATATTGCAATCCATGAATTCTGGGTTCAACTGAAAGACACTGGCCCAATCAGTATGTACTGAGTAGTTGAGGGAGACTTCTGATGTCTCCCTCAGGCCTACACATGCTAATGTGTACATCCTCTACATATACCCACATAATGcaaacatgaatatatacacagatgtataccatactcatatacacaagaAAAAGGGGCTTTTATCCAGCCTCAGATATGTGAAAGACGACAACATGGTGGGAAGATCAAAAGCACAGGAAAGTCAGTGTCCATCCTGATAGAGACGTTTCCTGTTCCCAGTCACTGAAGCGTCCCTGTGCAGTTCCCATTCTGCACAAGCCCAGGTCAGTCTGATCCTTCCTGCCTGTTATGTCCTTCAGCAACACTAGCTTAGACACTCATTTGACATCAATTCAAAATATCTGGATGCCTTGCTGTGTCATATCTACCCTCTAGTACTTTTCCATCTCCATGCCAGGCATCTACTTCCAAATATGTCATGTCTTTCATTGTCTCTTGAAGAGTGCTTCACTACAGTAAGCAACTAAATGTTGTAAGTCAAATATAAATGTTAGAGGGAACATGGTGACAACTGGGTCAAGGGTCAATCTATGCTTGAAGCAGTTAGCATCATTCCTTTCAAACATGAAGGCAAGGGGGTGTCGACCATATGCAAAGCATACTACTCAAGGACTTTTTGTAGCATGTAATTATAAAAAACTCAATCCATGCTATGTCCGGCTATGTGCTGGCAATGGCAGTCTCTCCACCCCTGTGGGGGAACCACACAAGCAGTGGTCTTCCCAGATTCCAGCAGTTTAGCTGCTGTGGAACCCTCCCTGAGCCATTCACCCTGCTGTCTCTAATCCGTGAGCCCcataaaatgaaaactccagaggcttgtaatttatcagcCAGATTTATAATAGTAAATCTTCAACCCCCAAAATGgccacacaaagaactcaaaactcaattgatattgatacaagctgcacacctagactGGACAAATGTGCCCTACATTATTTAATCATCGAAGAAATCCTCAGTTACTTATGGCTCCTAGGACCACGTGGTTCTGGCTCATTATCCTCTCCTACAGGTTCCATCTTGTCTCTCCCaatgtcgtctcctctctctcactttcagttctgctttcccttccactgcccaatcacaggctctagccttatctGACTAAAAAGATCTCACATAACCTCAGCTTCATACAGTCACCCCTTGTGATGGAGCAGAAGAAACAGACAGCAACCCACAACACCTCTGCTTTGGGAAGGTACAAATAATGTTCAATTTTATTCTATACCCATCATTTATTTTACTACAACAGAGCAACTCTGCTGAGCTTCTGATTTATCTGGAATGTTTTACTGTGCTTACCTTCTATACTCTATGGTATCGTCCAGACCCCAATTAAAGCAACTAATTCTGTTTTGATTACATTTTTCCTATAAATAatcctttgaaaagaaaattgttactgttttctctctgtgtcattttgtctttttctctgtctctccctcctcctcccccaggtgtgtgtgtgtgtgtgtgtgtgtgtgtgtgtgtgtgtgtgtgtaaaaggagTTTAAATCCACTATGCTATAAATTTCTGCCTGCCTCAGCTAAAGTTCTTAGACATCAGTCCTGATGGTCTCAAGGTTTTCTGTAGGTTGACCATCAGAAGTGTTATTAGTGTGGACGGCAGAGGAGCTGCACTGGGGCACACATGTATATTCCATGCTCCAAGCAAGTTACAAAACCATAAACTCCAAGGATTAGGCCTACCAACCTTTGTTTTACAGGCTGCCCTATTTAACAGGATGGGTAAAGTGTGAGATGTGAAAACACGTAAAGCCGCTGCAGCAGATGAGCAGACCCAAAGCTAATGTGAGTCCTGGAAAATCCACCGCATAATTAGGATTAACAAAGAAGAtagaaagttttcatttttattgctaggattaaagtttcTAGGAACAGGAATTTCCAATGGAAGTAATTAATAACTTTCCTAAGACACCACACATTAAAACAAGTGCTCTGGAAACCCCCACTTGAAAATAGGGAACAATATACATTTTCTCAAGAGGCTCTTTGAGCTTAGGAAATTTGATCATGCATAGAATTTACACAGTAACTTCTCAAAGGCTTCCTACTGCGCTTGAGATAAAGTGCAAAATCTTCCAGGATGGTGTACAAAGCACTGATGCTGGAGCCCAGTTTAACCTTGTACTTCACCTcccactttctctctccttcaaacTACTTCCCAGTCAAAGTGAACCTTTAATTTCTCGGGTGCACTTAGCTACGTCCACTTCGTGACAGCTCCAGTTCCTGCTATCTTGAACTCTAATCACCACCCTAATTCCCATTTGTTGACTTCTAAAGTATCCATGAAATGTCATTTTCTCTGAGGCATTTTCCCTGACATATCTTTTCAGCTCACCTCTCTGAAATCTGTGTCAcattaggtatttttttttttttatcaaatatctGTTCATGACATTCACATCCTTCTTAACATTTactgtatgtatttttattaaaggtAAAGTTTAATGTCTCTCTACCCAACCACTACAGTCTATATTAACAGGCAGGCATTATATCCCCTACTTTCTATATTCTCAAGATGACCCTTTTCCTATTCAATCAAGAGAGGATAAGAATACCCCAAGAAACAGTTCAATCCAAGTCTAAGTTAGCAAACTAATGAGTTTAATTATGGTAAttataaaaggatggaaaacataCAGGTAGCTACACTAACCACTTAAACATCCTCAGGGATGTTTAATAATGTCTTTACCATCAGTTCCATGAGGAAGTCTTACTCAAGACTTATGAGTATCTAGGGCAAATAATTATATCTTGCTAACATTTGAAAGTCTGAACATCCAAGTCCTGTCCAGAGGACAGAACTCTACAACATTCTGTACATGCTATTTAATGACAAATTTTAATTTTGCACATATCTATATAGATTGAACACTAATAAggattaaacattttataaaagtaaatgtgTTTCTATTCTATAGCTATTATATTTCATCCCCAACTTCCATCCagtgtgtgtgagtctctctctctctctctgtttgtgtataCAAACTTACCTATCTGTGCTTaagcatatggaggccagaagaggattcTATCAGATGTCCTTTACCTAATGTTTTGAGGAAAattctcactgaacttgaagctgGCCATTTCAGCTAGATTGGTGATCAAACTCctgagatctccctgcctctacttGGGGTAAAGGCACCTGTTGCCACACCcagcctttatgtgggttctggggatttaaaCGTAGACCATCTTGCTTTCACAGCAAGCCTCTTATTTTCTAAGCCATGTCCCTATCCATTTTCCTCCATTTTAAGgataaaaatagaagcaatttTTTCTTGTATCACTTCCCACAGATTAGTATTTCACAAGCAGCATCTGGAAATGATTTGATGAGACCTGAAGACACTGGAAAGAAACTTAAATGTACTGATTAAAGTACAAAGAAATATCCATCTATAGTTTGTATGCTACTTTCTAGCATCCCTTGAAAGAACATTGTACTGGATCAATAAACGTCATAGTCACTCAGCAAGGAGAGCTGTGAGAGAAATACACAGGCTTATTTCCATCACATCGATTTtagaaaaaagtaaacaaatgaacagaaaggaGAATGGTAAAAGTAAATATTACTGTGCAAAAGTAGTTAGAACTAGAGtctgtaaaagaaacaaactatcttttaaaaagaaaccctatctcaagaatggaaacaaataaaatagttaCTAAATGATAGTTAAGGTCCTTTTGTCACTTTGAATTATCCCACTCCAGTAACAATGACAACTGAAAAAACACAGAACAGTAGGAAAGCAGAGCtgtgagatatttttttttcagtgttttaactTGGGAATTTTGGGGTGCAGACACAAAAGATCAACTAAGTTGATAATTCTATTGCTTCCATCGTCTGTATATACAAAGTATATCTCTGATTATGAAATAATTAAACACTTTCAAAACTAAGAATggtaaaatataaacaacaacaacaacaacaaaaagcaaaaacaaaatgccTCTATAAAAACCAGCTATAGGATATACATattcttaattattaattgatgGGGAGagaacccagcccattgtgggtggtatgATATGCACGTGAGGAACATTGTCATTCACTACCAAGGAGTTGGTCTTCAAGAGCAGCACAACCTATTGGATTCAATCCATCATACTGTTGTGCCAAGGTGAGGAACAGAAGAGTGCTTTCGTATACTCAAAAAACAAGATTACTTCCCAATCctcaaaatataaatacacagtTAAGTTGAATGAATGATTATACACTTATACTATACTATTTCTAAtatcattaaagaaaagaaagcaaattaaatttattgatacagaaaacacactaaagatataaaacaaaagatattGAATAGTTTCTATAAAATAATCCCCTTTGCTCATATTTTAAGGAAATGAGTATAAACAGATTAATAGTAAATCATAACAGATTTATTTTCATACATAGGAAAACAAACATTTGTAAAAGAGCACACACGCTAAACTGAGACCAGGCTTATttggaggaaggagaggctgaTCTCAGGTTTAACTATTTTCATAATCTATAAGATACTAGCATTTAACCCACAACCTTTATcctaagagacagagaaaatccAATTCCCACCTGATTTTTTCAAGTAGTACTTGATAATGGAAGAAACTCCATGAGGTGCCACAAAGTTgcaacttccttccttccctttcattcCTTCAATGGGAGCTGTCAGAGGCTTCAAGATTCCATGAGCTAACAGCTCCTCATAAAAACTGCAATAATCATTAAATGTATAGTTAGACTATCCCTGCAACTGTCTTGCCTTATCTAACCATTAGACATGCAAAATCAAATCACGCTATAAATCCTCATACGATTAACTCAGTGTATATGATGTTGAACAAAACTTGAAAAACAGAAGTGATTCAAGAATCTGTAAGTCTGCTGACGTTAGCCAAGTCCTATTTCTCTCTATAAACAAGAAAAGTACATAGAAAAGTATCATATGCCCCATTCTAAACGTGCTTAGAAATACCAACTCTCATTACTATCTTCCCTCTTACACACCAACAATTAACTGTAAGTTATTGAACTCCCCCTTTCTTGTCCCATATATAATCTTCTTAAGGGCAATATGAACATTTCATTGTCATAAGAGGCcaagtttaaaatgttttagaacGGACGATTTGTATCATTTGACACCATATATGTATCTACTAAGACTCCTGGTGAACTTACTTTTGGTGCTCTTTGGCATAGTGAGGAGTGCAGGTGATGTACTGAGCTCCTAAGTCGGCTATGCATTGGGGATTATAAGGACTGTTGGTAGTAGCCATTCTTCCCCCTTAAAATAATTCATAAGCAATTGTCAGTCATAAATGAACTTTTTGAAATTATACAACTCACCCTATCTTGGTTGCTTCATTATCTTTGTCCAAATACATTAAACTAATTAACGTAAGCTAAAGTGTTTATATCGCTCATTGTCTTGGGTATttggtcatgattttttttttttttttttaatttgaggaaATAAGAGACTCATGAAAACTCACGAATAATACATCACTGCTTTACAATGTTACTAGCACATATTGTGTTGATCTGAACAAATGGATGGAACGCCACAATGAGTAAAAAAGGATTCTTCAGTCAGgatctattacagatggttgtatgccaccctgtggttgctgggaattgaactcaggccatctggaagagcagatagtgctcttaaccactgagcccataACATCTGGAAAGTCTTGGTCCAAGTGGATTTGGGGATCTGCAGACTGGAGAAAGCTGCAATGGCACAGAGCAGCGTAGCCCACAGGCCTCCGGTGGGCCGACGCTGGCCAGGCACAAGCCTCCCTTGGCAGGGCTCCGGGTGCAGCCCTCTCTATGCACCGCCTCTGGGCAGGGCTCCGGGTCCAGCCCTCTCTGCACCGCCAGTAGCGGCCTTCCGGCTGCGGCAGCCTCGGGTCACGTGACAGCGCGCACATGGAGGGCGCGCTGCAGCGGCCAGGGAGAAGCCGCCGTTGGGCTTTTCTCCTCGGAGCGATTGGGTGGCCGGCCCATGTCACCGAGGAGAGGCCTGTCACGCTCTGGCCGTCCTACAACTGACTCACCTGTGTCCCCAGCCTTTTCCCACAGGGCGAGGTACACGGGGGCGGTTATTTGCTTCCTCAGCAGCGCGGTACACAGACTTCCGGTTAGCCCGGCTCCCACGATCAGTACCCGGGACATGGCGGCGGGCCTTTGGCTAGGCCGCTGGCAGAGGCTCGCAGCGGCGCCGGCCCACTCTGCCACCGTGTCCCCGCGAGGGTCAGGGCCGTGCCCTGGGCGGGACGTCTGCTCCTGAGAGGGCGGGGAACCCCGCACGGGTGACTGAGGCCCAGACAACGGCCCGACTAACCTCCACAGAACAGCTTTGCTTACCGGGTGAACCCCAATCCCATCGGCCCCTGGAGGGAAAATCAGGAAGTGACAGCCAGTTGGCCTCATGAGGATGATTGAAGTGCGGGAGTGGAGACAGCAGCAATGCCAGAGCTGGATTTCTTCTGGGGTTTTATAGGCCACTTCAGGTGACAGGGGTTTTGAaaccagagaatttttttttttttttgtcgttgGCACACCACCTCAGATACTACAAATTATGTGACCTTCCTCACGTTGGCTCCTCAGCAGCTGTGAAATGTGGAAAATAATACATCCTCTCCAAAATTGTGAAGAATGTAGATATTTGGTTCATCAGAAAATTTTGCATCACTTTCCGTGTCCACAAATGCTAACTTCTGTGTCAAAATGGGTTCACTGTGAACAAAGGAATATTCTGCGAAATGGAATCTATGGAATCTGCCACCACCATTGCCCTGTCTTCAACTTTGTCCTAAGAAgttctcaataaaacaaaaagcagtgAAAAATAGGaaccattaaaaataattatctgaaAAATACTGTGGAATCTTGACAATAGTAgccaataataaaaacatttaaaagtcaaGTTTTGCTTACTATTTCCTGATGACAAAAATTCCCATCATCAAATTTTTGTTTGACCAgtttttgtttaagaaaataacTTGAAGAAAATGTTGGGTGAACATAGATATCCTAAGAATACATGTAAGCATTGCAATAAAAGAACAGGGAAAGCACTGAATGCATAATGATTTTCAGGTGGTtttagagagttgttcagtttctatgagtatgtgggctttctattgctTTTGTTATTGAAGTTCAGCTGTAGTCCCTAGTGATCTGATAATATGCATGGGATTAAtacaatcttcttgtatctgttgaggtttgctttTTGTCcaattatatgatcagttttggagaaggttgcATGAGGTGATGACTAGAGGGTTTATTTTTTTGATTTCGGGATGAAATGGTCTGTAGCTATCCATTtcattcataacttctgttagcttCACTGTATCTCAGTctagtttctgttttaatgaccTATCCATTGGTGTAAGTGGAGTactgaagtcccccactattattatgtgaggttaAATGTGTGTTTGAgctttacaaatgtgggtgcccttgcatttggggcatagatgttcagccttgagacttcatcttggtgaatttttacTTTGATGAATGTAAAGTATCCTTCCCCAtcaattttgattaattttggttgaaagactATTTTATTGAATGgcgactccagcttgtttcttgggagccttttgcttggaaaacttcTTTTTagacctttactctgaggtagtgtctatctttgttgctgagctGTATTTCTTGTATGGAGCAAAATCATGGATCCTGTTTGCATATTTAATCTGTTAGcctgtgactttttatttttgaattgagtctattgatgatGAGAGATAGTAAAGAttaatgattgttaattcctgttatttttgttgttggaggtctgtgagtgtgtgtgtgtgtcttcttttgggtttgttgtgagatgattcatttcttctgttttcttgagtATACTTACCTTTCTTGTGTTGGAGATTTGCTTCTAGTATCATCTGTAAGGGCtgaattagtagaaagatattgctTAATTTGgctttgttatggaatatctttgtttctcccttTATGGTgatttgagagttttgctgggcatagtagcctgggctggcatctgtggtctctaagagtctgtatgacatctgttcaagatcttctggctttaagtgtctctcttgagaagtctggtgtaattctgataggtctccctttatatgttacttggccttttttccatACAGCTTTTGATAtgcattctttgttctgtacatttagtgtttttattattatatggcaggagggttttcttttctggtttaatctatttggtgttctgtacgTTTCTTGTATCTTTatgaccatctctttctttagattaggtaagttttcttctatgattttgttgaagatgttttctggccctttgaactgggaatcttaacctccttttcttcctattatttttaggtttgatcTTTGTTTTGGGTGAGGAATggtttatcttattttctttgactcatgtgccaatatcttctatggtatcttctacacctgagattctctcttacatctctgttgaagtaattattttaaaagc from Arvicanthis niloticus isolate mArvNil1 chromosome 1, mArvNil1.pat.X, whole genome shotgun sequence carries:
- the Rnls gene encoding renalase isoform X1, translated to MSRVLIVGAGLTGSLCTALLRKQITAPVYLALWEKAGDTGGRMATTNSPYNPQCIADLGAQYITCTPHYAKEHQNFYEELLAHGILKPLTAPIEGMKGKEGSCNFVAPHGVSSIIKYYLKKSGTEVFLNQCVTHINLKDSKWEVSTDTGTAELFDLVILTMPAPEILRLQGDIVNLISEHQKQKLASVSYSFRYSLGLFYEAGVKINVPWAGQYITNNPCIRFISIDNKKRNIESSKFGPSLVVQTSVPFGLEHMEHSEEDIQKLIIQQLETILPGLPQPIATKFQKWTYSQVTNSVANTPGQMTLHLKPFLVCGGDGFTHSNFDGCIASALSVMKVLKRYI
- the Rnls gene encoding renalase isoform X2; this translates as MSRVLIVGAGLTGSLCTALLRKQITAPVYLALWEKAGDTGGRMATTNSPYNPQCIADLGAQYITCTPHYAKEHQNFYEELLAHGILKPLTAPIEGMKGKEGSCNFVAPHGVSSIIKYYLKKSGTEVFLNQCVTHINLKDSKWEVSTDTGTAELFDLVILTMPAPEILRLQGDIVNLISEHQKQKLASVSYSFRYSLGLFYEAGVKINVPWAGQYITNNPCIRFISIDNKKRNIESSKFGPSLVVQTSVPFGLEHMEHSEEDIQKLIIQQLETILPGLPQPIATKFQKWTYSQIPVACAEMKNPIQEARRMVQR